A segment of the Geoglobus ahangari genome:
TCTTCTCCCAACACTTGGCGGTCAGACCGGGCTGAATGTGGCCGTTGAGCTGCACGAGATGGGAGTTCTCGACAAATACGGGGTCAAGCTCATTGGTGCGAACATCGAGGCGATAAAGAAGGCGGAGGACAGAGACCTTTTCAGAAAGGCGATGGAGAACGTCGGGATTGAGGTACCGAGGAGCGAGATTGCCAACAGCGTCAGAGAAGCTTTAGACATTGCAGACGAGCTTGGTTACCCAGTGGTTGTCAGGCCAGCCTTCACCCTCGGAGGAACGGGAGGGGGGATAGCCTACAACAGAGAGGAGCTGATGGAGATTGCGAAGAAGGGCATAGAGATGTCCCTGATAAATCAGGTGCTCATCGAGGAGAGCGTGATCGGCTGGAAGGAGTTCGAGCTTGAGGTGATGAGGGACAAGGCCGACAACGTGGTGATAATCTGCTCCATCGAGAACTTCGACCCGATGGGCGTGCACACCGGAGACAGCATAACCGTCGCCCCAGCCCAAACCCTCACAGATCAGGAGTACCAGCAGCTGAGGGACTACGCGATAAAGATAATCAGGGAGATCGGGGTTGAGACGGGCGGGAGCAACATCCAGTTTGCCGTTCATCCTGAGAATGGCAGAATTCTTGCCATAGAGATGAACCCAAGGGTGAGCAGGAGCTCTGCACTGGCGTCGAAGGCAACGGGATTCCCGATAGCAAAGATTGCCGCGAAGCTTGCTGTAGGCTACACGCTCGACGAGATTCCGAACGACATAACCAAAGAGACACCTGCAAGCTTCGAGCCCACGATAGACTACGTGGTCGTCAAGATTCCGAGGTTCGCTTTCGACAAGTTCCCCACTGCGGACAAAACTCTCGGCACGCAGATGAAGAGCGTTGGGGAGGTAATGGCGATAGGCAGGACATTCGAGGAGGCGCTGCAGAAGGCGATAAGGAGCCTCGAAATCGGCAGGTTCGGGCTTGGAGCCGACGGGAAGGATAAGAAGCCGGGAAGGGACGAGATAATCCAGAAGCTCATAACCCCCAACCACCAGAGGATCTTCTACATAAAGTATGCCCTCGAGAGCGGGTTCTCGGTGAGGGAGGTTGCCGAGCTCACCAAGATCGACCCATGGTTCATAGAGAAGATAGCCAACATCGTTGGCATCGAGAGGGAGCTGAGAGAGTACGCGAAAACCCACACGATCGAAGACCTGCCCATTGAGGTTCTCAAAAAGGCCAAGCAGTACGGCTTCAGTGACTACCAGATTGCCAGGATATTCGGGGTGAGCGAGAGGGATGTCAGAAGAGCGAGGAAGAGAGCCGGGCTTGTCTCGACGTTCAAGATGGTTGATACATGCGCTGCCGAATTTGAGGCCAAAACGCCATACTACTACTCGAGCTACGAGCTTGAGAACGATGCTGTGAGGACTGACAGGAAGAAGGTGATGATTCTCGGCAGCGGGCCCAACAGGATAGGACAGGGAATCGAGTTCGACTACTGCTGTGTGCATGCAGTCCTGAGCGCGAAGGAAGAGGGATATGAGACCATAATGGTGAACAACAATCCAGAGACGGTCTCAACCGACTACGACACCTCGGACAGGCTTTACTTTGAGCCTATAACCCATGAGGACGTTATGGACATCTACGAGAACGAGCAGCCCGAGGGTGTGTTCGTCCAGTTTGGAGGTCAGACCCCACTGAACATAGCGAGGCAGCTTGAGGAGAGCGGGGCGAGAATCCTCGGCACATCTGTGGACTCCATTGATCTTGCAGAAGACAGGGAGAAGTTCGCGGAGATATGCAGGAAGCTCGGCATTCCCCAGCCGGAGAACGGCATAGCGTTCAGCATAGAGGAGGCTAAGGAGATAGCGAGGAGGATTGGGTACCCCGTGCTTGTAAGGCCCAGCTACGTCCTTGGCGGAAGGGCGATGGAGATCATCTATGATGAGGAGACGCTCGA
Coding sequences within it:
- the carB gene encoding carbamoyl-phosphate synthase large subunit — its product is MPKREDIKKIMVIGSGPIVIGQAAEFDYSGSQACKALREEGYEVVLVNSNPATIMTDPEMADKTYIEPITADVVARIIERERPDALLPTLGGQTGLNVAVELHEMGVLDKYGVKLIGANIEAIKKAEDRDLFRKAMENVGIEVPRSEIANSVREALDIADELGYPVVVRPAFTLGGTGGGIAYNREELMEIAKKGIEMSLINQVLIEESVIGWKEFELEVMRDKADNVVIICSIENFDPMGVHTGDSITVAPAQTLTDQEYQQLRDYAIKIIREIGVETGGSNIQFAVHPENGRILAIEMNPRVSRSSALASKATGFPIAKIAAKLAVGYTLDEIPNDITKETPASFEPTIDYVVVKIPRFAFDKFPTADKTLGTQMKSVGEVMAIGRTFEEALQKAIRSLEIGRFGLGADGKDKKPGRDEIIQKLITPNHQRIFYIKYALESGFSVREVAELTKIDPWFIEKIANIVGIERELREYAKTHTIEDLPIEVLKKAKQYGFSDYQIARIFGVSERDVRRARKRAGLVSTFKMVDTCAAEFEAKTPYYYSSYELENDAVRTDRKKVMILGSGPNRIGQGIEFDYCCVHAVLSAKEEGYETIMVNNNPETVSTDYDTSDRLYFEPITHEDVMDIYENEQPEGVFVQFGGQTPLNIARQLEESGARILGTSVDSIDLAEDREKFAEICRKLGIPQPENGIAFSIEEAKEIARRIGYPVLVRPSYVLGGRAMEIIYDEETLERYIEEAIEVSPEKPILIDRFLEDAVEVEVDALCDGEEVVIGGIMEHIEEAGVHSGDSACVLPPQTIPPEIINRIIDYTRRLALELKVVGLINIQYAVKGDTVYILEANPRASRTVPFVSKVTGIPLAKIAAKLMLGKKLRELGVRERIFPKHVAVKEVVFPFIKLPGVDPVLGPEMKSTGEVMGIDYDFGIAYYKAQLAAGMRLPLEGTVFISVRREDREKVLPVAKKLSEMGFRILATDGTAEFLRSNGIEAEVVLKVSQGRPNVIDKIINREIDFIINTPSGKRGKTEGYMIRRAAVDYGVPYITTVSGAIAAVKGIEAMRRARMTIKSIQEYHREMDEGN